agaggccaaggagggctggGCGGGTCCCCCAGGCTGGGCCGAGCAGCGCAAGTAGAGGAAGTCAGGAGCGGGCGAGATGGCATCTATCTGTTTTCTGAAAAGGGGCACATAGGGGCCTGGAAGCAGGTGGCGGTGGTAGCTGGGGCAGGTCACACACTGACATCCTTCTCATCGCCCGTCTTGGGAACAGATTCCAGTAGTGGGTCCCCAGGAcctgcctcctctccctccttggcctcgcTGGCCTTAGAGTTGGGGACCCAGAGGCCAGAGTCAATGCAGCGCTGCATGTGGTACTTTGCGTCCTGTGAGGAGAAGGGCAGGCAGATGAGGTGGGGCCACCAGCCGGTGGTCCCCGTTGTCCCCTGCACATCCCCAAGCTGGCTTCCTGCCTACTGATATTTTACcgatttatttgagacggagtctcactctgtcacccaggctggagtgcagtggtgcaatcttggctcactgcaacctccacctcccaggttcaagtgattctcctgcctcagcctcccaagtagctggggttaccgacgcctgtcaccatgcctggctaatttttttacttttagtagagatggggttttgccatgttggccaggctggtcttgaactcctgaccttaggtgatctgcctgccttggcctcccaaagcactgagattacaggcgtgagccaccgtacccagctggaactttaaattttatttaactttaactTAAATTTAGATAGTGCAATCTAGAACAAAAGCCAGCAAATTTTTTTGGTAAAGGGACAGACTAAATATTTCTGGTTCCGtgagccatatggtctctgtcacgaCTCAACTCTGCTGTGGTAGAGCAAGATCGGTTGTAGATGATAGAGAAACAATTGAGCGTGGCTTctttgttctaataaaactttattataaaGACAGGCAGTGAGTCTGGGAGCTGCGGTTTGCAGAACCTGGTCTAGATGGCCATGCCCATAGAAGCTTCTAGAAACTCAGGGCCAGTCCTGCAGCtagacccattttacagacgagaaaaCCAGTGTGACCAACCAGTGAGCCAAGTGGCAGGAATAGGGTCAAACGGTGTCCTACTTAGATTCAACGTCTATTACCACTTCCAAAAATACAgccagtgagaccctgtctttataaaaacataattaaaaaaaaaaaattagctagatgtcaTGGTGtcagcctgtaaccccagctacttggggaggctgaggtgagaggatcacttgagcctgggaggtcgagactgcagcctgggtgagagaggaagaccctgtctctcaaaaacaaGTAGACAAAATCCAATTAACAGCCAGCATTTACCAGCCCCTGCCGTGTGCTCACCTCCCTTCCCCACGCATTTTGTGAGCTGATATTGAGAGAAAATGTGGTttggataaggaaactgaggctggactCAGTCACAGTAACAGTGACAGTCACGAGGGACATGCGCTCAAAGCTCAGCATTTATCTGCTGGATGCTGggatacagtaggtgctcaatatatgTGGGTGTGTGCCAAGGTGACACGACCCCCCTTACTCCTTGGAGAAGCCTTGGAGGGGCACTTTCACCAGCCGGCTTCAGAGACTTGGGACACAGGGCTGGGGGAGACACATGGCCCGCCGGGAAGGCATGGGACGCGGGGGTTACTCACGGTGGGGTCCATCTTGCTGATGGCATCTTGCAGCATCTGCACGTCCTTCACATCGAAGCACTTCTGGAGTTCCTGGGGGTACAGAGGGGCTGGGGTCAGGGGCTGGGTCCCTGTGGCCCTGGGGGGTCCCGCTCAGGGTCCTCCTGCTGCCCGCCTGAGCCGGGGAGCCGCACCTCGGGGAGGGACTCGTAGACCTCGATGGGGTCCAGGCCGCCAGGGCCGAGCCGCTTCTTGCGCTCCTCCTCCTCGTACTCTTTCATGGCCTTCTCGATGCGCAGCTTGGCGCGGCCCCGCACACGCTCCTTGAAGGCTTCCAGCTCATCGTTGAAGCCCTCCATGTACTGGCGATCGGCTGTCTGTGGGGGTCGGGCAGTGCTCACTGGACCTGGCCCAACGCTCAGGAGGGACTGGGGGGCCCAGGACCCTCCAGCCGCAGCTCCTCAGAAGTGCTCCTGGGTTCCCCAAGTCTGTTCCTGACCTACATGAAGGGCTCCCGAAGGCCTGGGCTCCCCTGCCAGGGACCTCGTCTGGCATTTGCTAAAGACCACCTGCTTGGGAGCCCTGCTCTACTGCAGATCTGAGACACTCATGTCCTCAGTGTCCCTGCATGGGCACCTCTAACTCAACACGGCCACCTCCCAGCCTGCCTTGTTCTTGGTCTCCCCAATCTCGGTAAGGGTAGCCCTGTTCCTCCAGGTGAGCAGGTTAAAAACCCTAGAggctaggccaggcgcggtggctcacgcctgtaatcccagcactttgggaggccgaggcgggcagatcacgaggtcaggagttcaagaacatcctggctaacacggtgaaaccccatctctactataaatacaaaaaattagccaggcatggtggcacgtgcctgtagtcccagctacttgggaggctgaggctggaggatcgcttgaacccaggaggtggaggttgcagtgagccgagattgtgccactgcactccagcctgggcaacagagtgagactccgtctcaaaaaacaaaaacaaacaaacaaaaaacactgaggctggcaggcgcctgtaatcccagctacttgggaggctgaggcactagaattgcttgaacccgggaggcaggggttacaatgagctgagatcatgccactgcattccagccttggtgacaaagcaagactctgtctcaaaaacaaactaaaactcAAAACCCTAGAGACCCCCTCACCTTTGTCCTTCACCCACACATTCACATGGGGACCTTCAGCACATCCTACtgctcccactttttttttttgtaatgcagttttgctctgtcgcccaggctggagtgcagtggcaaaccACAGCTcacagactcctgagctcaagtgatcctcctgcctcagcctcccaaatagttgggactatagTACTCAGTCACCAAACCTGGCCTGAcctccacttttattttatttatttatttatttatttatttagagatagaatttcgctcttgttcctaggctgaagtgcaatggcacgatcttggctcaccgcaacctccacctcccaggttcaagcgattctcctgcctcagccccgagtagctgggattacaggcacacaccaccacgcctggctaattttgtattttcagtagagatgaggtttctccatgttaggctggtctcgaactcccaacctcaggtgatccgcccacctcggcctcccaaagtgctgggattacaggcgtgagccaccgcgccgggcctccACTTTTAAAGTCTGGCAGGATCTGCCCacttctctccccctccctggcCCCGCCCTCTCCCGATCTAGGATGCGGTGATTGGAGGGGCTTGAGTCCCAGTGGACAGGAGTCGGCCTTACCCAGAGCATCGTGGGCTGGTTCCCTGGGGAGGGGGCCTCCAGCCACCTGGCAGCTCAGGGACCCTACCTTAATCTTAGTGAAGAACTGCCGGAAGCAGGCCCGGGGGTCCACCTTCAGGCTCTTGGCCAGCTCTAGGATAAATTGCATGACGATTGTCTGGTGGGCCACCTGCTCCATGAGTGCACATTTCTGCCAGGAAGAACAGGCCCAGCGTCACCAAGTGGCGGCCTCATGGCAGCTCCTTTTTACAGCCCTGGGGAAAGCTCCactcacctcctccacctctagGTCAATGCACCAAATGACCAGGTAATTGGCCGTCTCCTCGCACACCAGGTGGACGTTGTCTGACAGGTACTTTTGGCTGTCATCCCAGCGGCGGAGCATGCCTGTGGGAAGATGCTGGCAAGGTGCTGGAGGGCCCTGGAGGCAAAGGGCCTGCCTCGACCTTGCCCCCCATAACCCACACGCCCCACTCACCAAAGTGCTTGATCTGTTTCTCGTATTTTTCCACGAAGGTCTTGTGTTTCTGCTCCCTCACCTCCTCTGAGTCCTCCTCCGTCTTCTCGGGCTTGGTATTTACCATGCTCTGTGGTAGGGTGAGAGGGGGAGTGGGCTGGGGCAAGGTTGCGGAGCGCCTCGAGCGCGGCCGGGCGGGCCGTGGCCGCAGCGCCCATCCCATCCACGGCGGAGGTGGTGACGAAGCCATGAGCATCAAGGTGGCGGGAGCGTGGGCATGGGCCTTGGGGCAGATCAGAGGAGGGGACCGGTGGGGTGTTTCATCCGCCCGGCCCCCCAAGCCTGTCCCCCCTCCCACGTGGCCCCCGTCCATCCCTCAgctccccgccccccaccacaCTCTTCAACTACACCGCCGGGGTCCTCCCCTGAACAGGCATTGGGTGCGCATGCGTCCTGGCTGCACGCTCTCTGGCTGCGCGTGCGCACTGCCCACCCCGCCCGCCCCGCACACCTTGCTGAAGCCGTCTTTGCTGAGCGTGTCCACGTTCCAGGGCATGCTCTTCTCCTTCTTGCGCATCTCCTCCAGCTTCTGCTCCCAGCTCCGCTCCTCCTTGCGCAGCTGCTGTGCCTCAGCCTGCAGCCGCTCCAGCTCTGCCTTGCCGCCCTCGGCGACCTCCAGCTCCTTCAGCTTCCTCTGGCACTCGGCCACCTTGCGCTTGCACTCGCGGCAGCCCCTGTCcagttcctccttctccttctggaactGCTCCATGCGCTCCACCCGGGCCTGCGGGCAGGGACGGCCTATCAACTCTGGGGAGTCGTCTGTCCCTTATCTCCCGCCCCATACCCGATCCTTGCACCGGAGATGGCCCCAGGAAAAAGTATGCGTCCACCTCCCGTGCCCTGGTCTCCCAGCTTCCGCCCCTGCCCCCACAGGTGCCAGCGCACACCCAAGTGGGGTCAGGTCCCTCCGTCCTCTGCTCAGAACCCTGGCGGCTCCCATCTCACTCAGAGTAGAGCCCAAGTTGTCACCACAGCCTACATGGGCCCTACACAATCTGCCCCGGCACCTCCCCTGGTAACTCTTCCTTCCGCCACACTGGCCCCTcacttttctctcatttct
This portion of the Pongo abelii isolate AG06213 chromosome 20, NHGRI_mPonAbe1-v2.0_pri, whole genome shotgun sequence genome encodes:
- the CDC37 gene encoding hsp90 co-chaperone Cdc37; this encodes MVDYSVWDHIEVSDDEDETHPNIDTASLFRWRHQARVERMEQFQKEKEELDRGCRECKRKVAECQRKLKELEVAEGGKAELERLQAEAQQLRKEERSWEQKLEEMRKKEKSMPWNVDTLSKDGFSKSMVNTKPEKTEEDSEEVREQKHKTFVEKYEKQIKHFGMLRRWDDSQKYLSDNVHLVCEETANYLVIWCIDLEVEEKCALMEQVAHQTIVMQFILELAKSLKVDPRACFRQFFTKIKTADRQYMEGFNDELEAFKERVRGRAKLRIEKAMKEYEEEERKKRLGPGGLDPIEVYESLPEELQKCFDVKDVQMLQDAISKMDPTDAKYHMQRCIDSGLWVPNSKASEAKEGEEAGPGDPLLESVPKTGDEKDVSV